Proteins co-encoded in one Kocuria flava genomic window:
- a CDS encoding 8-oxoguanine deaminase, giving the protein MPTDPAPARRALLWLREPLAVLTGDDTADRDAAAAGGVVVDPAAGTVVELVPAGGTPAAGPCTVLDAREHVLLPGLINTHHHFFQTLTRAWAPVVDVPLFPWLTRLYPVWARLTPEDLRLATTAAMAELLLSGCTTAADHHYLFPDGMEHSVDVQVEAARALGMRAVLTRGSMSLGRRDGGLPPQETVQEAGTILADSARLVAAHHERGPGARIQIALAPCSPFSVTREIMRDTAVLAQELDVRLHTHLAETVDEEQFCRERFGLRTVDYLESTGWLTDRTWLAHGIHFDDDEVARLGAAGVGVAHCPSSNMRLASGTCRALELEDAGAPVGLGVDGSASNDASNLLLEARQALYVQRLRYGAQVGVRQALGWATRGSARLLGREDLGVLRPGAQADLAMFRLDGLRFSGAHDPLSALLLCGADRADRVMVGGRWLVTDGRIEGLDLEELIAAHTAAARRLVG; this is encoded by the coding sequence GTGCCGACCGACCCCGCCCCCGCCCGCCGCGCCCTGCTGTGGCTGCGCGAGCCCCTCGCCGTGCTCACCGGCGACGACACCGCCGACCGGGACGCCGCCGCCGCGGGCGGCGTCGTCGTCGACCCGGCCGCCGGCACGGTCGTGGAGCTCGTGCCCGCCGGCGGCACGCCCGCCGCCGGCCCGTGCACCGTCCTCGACGCGCGCGAGCACGTGCTGCTGCCCGGGCTGATCAACACCCACCACCACTTCTTCCAGACCCTCACCCGCGCCTGGGCCCCGGTGGTGGACGTCCCCCTGTTCCCCTGGCTGACCCGGCTCTACCCCGTGTGGGCCCGGCTCACCCCCGAGGACCTGCGCCTGGCCACGACCGCCGCGATGGCCGAGCTGCTGCTGTCGGGGTGCACCACCGCCGCCGACCACCACTACCTGTTCCCCGACGGCATGGAGCACTCGGTGGACGTGCAGGTCGAGGCGGCCCGCGCCCTGGGGATGCGCGCCGTGCTCACCCGCGGCTCGATGAGCCTCGGGCGCCGCGACGGCGGGCTGCCCCCGCAGGAGACCGTGCAGGAGGCGGGGACGATCCTCGCCGACAGCGCCCGGCTCGTGGCCGCCCACCACGAGCGCGGCCCCGGGGCGCGGATCCAGATCGCTCTCGCCCCGTGCTCGCCGTTCTCCGTGACCCGCGAGATCATGCGGGACACGGCCGTGCTCGCGCAGGAGCTGGACGTGCGCCTGCACACCCACCTCGCCGAGACCGTCGACGAGGAGCAGTTCTGCCGGGAGCGCTTCGGGCTGCGCACCGTCGACTACCTCGAGTCCACCGGCTGGCTCACGGACCGTACGTGGCTGGCCCACGGCATCCACTTCGACGACGACGAGGTGGCCCGGCTCGGCGCCGCCGGCGTCGGCGTGGCCCACTGCCCCAGCTCCAACATGCGCCTGGCCTCCGGGACGTGCCGGGCGCTCGAGCTCGAGGACGCCGGCGCGCCCGTGGGCCTGGGCGTGGACGGCTCCGCCTCCAACGACGCCTCCAACCTCCTCCTCGAGGCCCGCCAGGCGCTCTACGTGCAGCGGCTGCGCTACGGCGCCCAGGTCGGGGTGCGGCAGGCCCTGGGGTGGGCGACGCGCGGGTCCGCCCGGCTGCTGGGCCGGGAGGACCTCGGGGTCCTTCGCCCGGGCGCGCAGGCCGACCTCGCGATGTTCCGCCTCGACGGGCTGCGCTTCTCCGGCGCCCACGACCCCCTCTCGGCGCTGCTGCTGTGCGGGGCCGACCGGGCCGACCGGGTCATGGTCGGCGGGCGGTGGCTCGTGACGGACGGGCGGATCGAGGGCCTGGACCTCGAGGAGCTGATCGCCGCCCACACCGCGGCCGCCCGCCGGCTCGTGGGCTGA
- a CDS encoding nucleoside deaminase, whose product MSTDQISVPPGTTEHLREAVALAVDNAVADGGPFGAVVVTADGRRFTGVNRVTADNDPTAHAEVQAIRAACRALGTFDLSGAALYSSCEPCPMCLAASLWARLETVYFAADRHDAAAGGFDDAAFYDYFATPVEERSLPVRAVDLEERTAPFEAWSANTTRTDY is encoded by the coding sequence ATGAGCACCGACCAGATCTCCGTCCCGCCCGGAACCACCGAGCACCTGCGCGAGGCCGTCGCCCTCGCCGTCGACAACGCCGTGGCCGACGGCGGGCCGTTCGGGGCCGTCGTCGTGACCGCCGACGGGCGCCGCTTCACGGGCGTCAACCGCGTCACCGCCGACAACGACCCGACCGCCCACGCGGAGGTCCAGGCGATCCGCGCCGCCTGCCGTGCGCTCGGCACCTTCGACCTCTCGGGCGCGGCCCTCTACTCGAGCTGCGAGCCGTGCCCCATGTGCCTGGCCGCCTCCCTGTGGGCGCGTCTGGAGACGGTGTACTTCGCGGCCGACCGCCACGACGCGGCCGCCGGCGGCTTCGACGACGCCGCGTTCTACGACTACTTCGCCACGCCGGTGGAGGAGCGCTCCCTGCCCGTGCGCGCCGTGGACCTCGAGGAGCGCACCGCGCCGTTCGAGGCGTGGAGCGCGAACAC